From the genome of Bacillus oleivorans, one region includes:
- a CDS encoding VOC family protein, producing the protein MEFKTPQINLYVENLEVSREFYERLGFKLTFTAEIGGKAVHHEFLLDGFNLGIALKESVRDVHGITPGKNSGCEIVLWTEDTDSAVQFLLENGATLLSKPHHFLDDRLRSAWVQDPDGNPIQIVCKRG; encoded by the coding sequence ATGGAATTTAAAACACCGCAAATTAACCTTTACGTTGAAAATTTGGAAGTATCGAGGGAATTTTATGAAAGGCTTGGATTCAAATTAACTTTTACAGCAGAAATTGGCGGTAAAGCAGTACATCATGAATTTTTACTGGATGGTTTTAATTTAGGTATTGCCCTTAAAGAATCTGTAAGAGATGTTCATGGCATTACTCCTGGGAAGAATTCAGGGTGTGAAATTGTATTATGGACAGAAGATACGGATTCAGCGGTTCAATTTTTATTAGAAAATGGTGCCACATTATTATCTAAACCGCATCATTTTTTAGATGATAGATTGAGGTCTGCTTGGGTACAGGATCCTGATGGAAACCCGATTCAAATAGTATGTAAGAGAGGTTAG